In Arvicanthis niloticus isolate mArvNil1 chromosome 16, mArvNil1.pat.X, whole genome shotgun sequence, the sequence CCCACGGTGGCCTGGAAGACCTGTACTCACAGTGAGAGGATCCCTCTCAGCCTCTCAGGGAGCTGGGCTTACAGGCACCCTGATCCCActgtatttactcattcattttattcattcatttatttgagacagattCTTGCTCTACagagctggcttagaactcagctGGAATgagagatcccctgcctctgcctcccagtgctatGATGACAAGCATGCACTGCCAAGCTTGGCAGCGGTTTGCTTTTTTTGAGTATCATCGGTCCACATTTGGTTGGATCCAGACATCCAGAGCTAGGGGCAGGAGGGCTACTCGCTCTCGCAGCCCCATTCAGTTTTTCCTGTTCTTGCAGAGCAGCAGCTGGCGGAGCTGGCAGTGGAAGAGGCTGAGGTCCTGCAAATCCTCACGCAGGTCAACGTGGTGCGCAGGGAGTGCGAAATTGTACGGGTGGCCAGCctggcggggcggggcggggtggggcggggctCCGTGGGCTGGGCCTGACCTAAcctgttcccctccccacccctagaAACTGGAGGCTTCACATTTTGATGAAAAGAAGGAGATCAACAAGCGGAAACAGATGATCCTGGAGGGGAAGGTGgtgtggggaggggtgggtgTGCAGGGCAGGCAGGAGTGCGGCCAGTAAGGGTGGGTGGGACTTGGGGGATGGGTGGGCAGAGGCCCCAGTCCCAGTTACAATCTGAGCCCCTCCCGCAGGACCCAGACATGGAGGCCAAGCGCAAAGCAGAGCTGGCCAAAATCAAGCAACGGAACCGGCGCTTCAAGGAGAAAGTGGGGCAGACACTTCGGCAGCAGAAAGCAGGGCGCACTGGCCGACGGTCACGTCCTTCTGGACCTCGGCTCCAAGAGCCAGCCCAGGCCGAGGGTCAGGGCTGAGCTGTAAACCTACTGCAAGTGGCCCCTGGCGTCAGTAAACACTCTTTGAACCTGTCAGTCTGACTTGAGTATGGGCCCGGATGAGTGCAGGGCCTTCGGGTCTCAGGACCCCAAAGCCTCTGTTCCCCATGGGGATGAGCAGTGCGGCCTTCCCTCGCAGTGTCCCTGGGGTGCAGGGCAGCAGCCACGGACAGCAGATGCCAGCAACGCCACACTTAGAAATGTAACCCGGGCAGAAACACTGCCAAGGATTCTAGAAAACTCTACACAGTGCAAAGCTCAGAGACAGCTGGGGTCCCCTGGTCCCTGCCAGGGCGCCTTGAGGCCGCAGACCCTCCATGCCAGACTATGGTGCTGCCTCTGCTAGGCGTGCCAGGCCCTCGCGCAGCTCGCTTAGCTCGAACAGCCGCACATCCAGCAGCTGTGCCGCCCGGCCCACCTCCGCGCGTGCGCGCTCCCGCTCGGCACGCGCCTCCTCCAGGTTGCACTCCATCGCCcgcagctgctgctccagctctGCGTTCCGGGTCTCCAGGGCCTACGGGagggaggggtgaggtgggacAACCTATGAAGCTCTGGTTGTCAGTCCTATCTGATGTGGTCCATGGCTCCCACAGGGTCAGTAAAGCGCTGTGAATGTGTAAAGTACTGAGTTTGAAACCCAATAGCTACATAAAAAGCATGGCTGGAGCATACCATACTGGCCAACCTAAGCGTCcccaggccagtaagagaccctaTTTGTAGAAACAAGATGGAccggagagatgggtcagtggttaagagtatgaaCTTCTCTCCAAGCACCCACGTGAAGCAACCCACAAACACggagctccagctccaggggattcccCAAGGAATTAGCACTGATGTACAACATAACACATGTAACTAATCTTAAAACTAGATGCACAAGATGTGGCCCCACGGGCCTTTAACcgcagcactcgggaggctgaggcagagggtcTCTCAAGTCCCAGATCAGCTGCTGCTAGAGACACAGTAAGAAAAACAACCCAAGATGAGGGTTTAATCCCCAGTAGCCACATGGTAGGGAACTGCATCCTAACAGCGTGATCTCGAGACAGACACACCTCTAAATAAGTGGGTACTGGAAGCAAAGAGGTGGTAACCTGGGGGACCTGAATTTCAGTCGCCTCCCCCAAGCACAAGCCGATGCTCCAGGCACTGCTAGCAGCTGTAACCTCAAGAGTGAGAGCAGGCCCCCACTGTTCACTGACTCCGCACCCAGCCATTCTGAGCTCAGTAAGATAGTTTCAAAGGATGGGGtgtaaagaaattgaggaagacactagctctggcctccatacagacatgcaggcacaTCTGCATCCACATGGGATCACGTATGCACATACACTACACAGAAAACTCATGACAGATGGTACCTGAGTGACACACACATAGGACAGCCTTCCTGTAGATCCGCTCCCTGGGAATACAGTACTGTACTCAGGAGGGCCACCGATTCTGAGGTTGTGGCCCTTCTCACAATCTGTTCCCACCCTTGAGGACAACAGGGTCATCTCCCCAGGAATCTCCTGGGGATGCTCCAGGTACTCTTGGCTGAGGTCTCTAAGCTTACCCAAGACCTCAACTGCTCAAATGTGGGAAGACTAGGTATGAGGTTGCTTTGCAACTTTGAATAGACAGCCCTGTTCCAATCACAGGCAGATGGGACCTGTTCTACCCCAGGGGCCGCTCTTACAGGTGAGATCCTACAGCCAACCTGAACCTGCTGCTGTGTCTCCTCCCGTTCGGCAGTGTCAGGAGCCTCTCGTGGGCCAGTGCTCTGATTCTTCAAAGTCTGGATCTCCTAGAGGGGAAGGTGTACCAGATTTGCTCAGAGGCCCTGGATTCCAGGGAGGACACTCCAGGATCCCTGATCTCGGCCCTGGCTCACCTGGTCCTTGGTCTGCACCCGAGCCTCCAGCTGCTCTACAGACTGGCTGGTTGCTTCTTTCTCTCCCGCCTGGACCGGCTCTGCAGCCACCTGGGCCTCCAGCTCTGCCACCTGCACACATGCAGCTCAGTCCTACCGTCCTCTGGGACACGGAGGGCCTGGTGACCCCTATAAAGCTCTCAGTTTCAAGTCATTTTATAGCAAGAAATAGGACCTCTGGGGACTGACCCGAGGCAGAAGGGATGTGGGGGTGCGGGGTTCCTCACCCGCTGCCGCAAGTGTTCAGCCTCTGCACGCTGGACCTccagctgctgcctccactgAGTGGCAGCTGCGTTGGCCTCTCGAAGGGCCCCCGCCAGCCTCTGGTTGCTGTCCTGAAGCGCGAAGAACTCGGCCTCCCACTGGACCTCCCCTACAGAGCTGCAGGGAGACACTGGGCTGAGGGCATGCATGGTCAGGACAGCGGCATCTGGTGGAGGGTATCCTGTACTAAGAGCAGGGCCAAAGCAACACTAAGCTAGGGGGTGGGAGCATGAAACCACGACATGTGGAGCTGTAGCTCACGAGAGGCTGATCTCAGCCTAGGCTGTATATAATGAGTTCTGGGCTGCATAGTGGGACCCTACCtccaaaaaaaaattggaaacctATCCCCTACCCTCCAGATTGCCATGAAAGCCACAGC encodes:
- the Homer3 gene encoding homer protein homolog 3 isoform X2 gives rise to the protein MSTAREQPIFSTRAHVFQIDPTTKRNWIPAGKHALTVSYFYDATRNVYRIISIGGAKAIINSTVTPNMTFTKTSQKFGQWADSRANTVYGLGFASEQQLTQFAEKFQEVKEAARLAREKSQDGGEFTSTAMALASHQVPPSPLVSTNGPGEEKLFRSQSADAPGPTERERLKKMLSEGSVGEVQWEAEFFALQDSNQRLAGALREANAAATQWRQQLEVQRAEAEHLRQRVAELEAQVAAEPVQAGEKEATSQSVEQLEARVQTKDQEIQTLKNQSTGPREAPDTAEREETQQQVQALETRNAELEQQLRAMECNLEEARAERERARAEVGRAAQLLDVRLFELSELREGLARLAEAAP